The Daucus carota subsp. sativus chromosome 2, DH1 v3.0, whole genome shotgun sequence genome includes a window with the following:
- the LOC108206463 gene encoding cyclin-A2-4 — MKESAATVREPTARVTRARAAASQSSERLLILDSTKQQGQKRDLRKNSKRVALEEQINCAATNQHKRRAVLKDVTNVSQDNLNTNCSNASKIARKNLNQIKRGSVDVSKVSSPVAEKVQQNPKTETDEVVAFTETESTGSWLLDKNAHPEPIAEKDSCEDIPSHNVPESGVPPNKEDKIGLVMLTSCSKGEFIDIDADHKDPQLCRQYAVDIYNNLRVAELMRRPDSNSMEIVQQDITKGMRGILIDWLVEVSEEYKLVPDTLYLTVHLIDLYLSEFYIERKRLQLLGITCMLIASKYEEICAPRIEEFCFITDNTYSKTEVLAMESKVLKDLRFRLSAPTTKTFLRRFLRAAQACSKTPSLELEFLSNYLAELTLVDNGFLKYIPSIVAASAVFLARWTLDQSNHPWNPTLEHYTSYMASDLKAAVLELQNLQLNTKNSPLIAIRAKYQQDKFKSVARLSSPKLLETLF, encoded by the exons ATGAAGGAAAGTGCTGCAACTGTTAGAGAGCCAACAGCTCGAGTGACAAGAGCACGAGCTGCTGCTTCACAATCATCTGAACGGCTGCTTATTTTGGACTCAACAAAGCAGCAAGGCCAGAAGCGTGATTTACGGAAAAACTCTAAAAGAGTAGCTTTGGAAGAACAGATTAATTGTGCTGCTACTAATCAGCACAAAAGAAGGGCAGTTCTCAAGGATGTAACAAATGTTTCCCAAGATAATTTGAATACAAACTGCTCCAATGCATCTAAAATTGCG AGAAAGAATCTGAACCAGATCAAAAGAGGTTCAGTGGATGTCTCCAAGGTATCATCACCTGTTGCAGAGAAGGTTCAACAAAATCCAAAAACCGAAACTGATGAGGTAGTTGCATTCACAGAAACTGAGTCCACAGGTTCGTGGTTGTTGGACAAAAATGCACATCCAGAGCCAATTGCTGAGAAAGATTCATGCGAAGATATTCCTTCACATAACGTACCAGAATCTGGAGTGCCTCCAAATAAAG AAGATAAAATAGGTCTTGTGATGTTGACAAGCTGTTCAAAGGGAGAATTTATAGACATCGATGCTGATCATAAGGATCCTCAGTTGTGCAGACAGTATGCTGTAGACATCTATAACAATCTACGAGTTGCTGAG CTCATGCGAAGACCAGATTCCAACTCTATGGAAATTGTTCAACAAGATATCACCAAGGGTATGCGTGGAATTCTGATCGATTGGCTTGTGGAG GTGTCTGAAGAGTACAAGTTGGTGCCGGACACACTTTATCTCACTGTGCATCTCATCGATTTATATCTTTCCGAGTTCTACATTGAAAGGAAAAGACTTCAATTGCTGGGCATAACTTGCATGTTAATTGCTTC GAAATATGAAGAAATTTGTGCACCGCGCATTGAGGAATTTtgcttcatcactgataatacTTATTCCAAAACAGAG GTTCTTGCAATGGAGAGCAAAGTTTTGAAAGACTTGAGGTTTCGACTTTCTGCACCCACTACAAAAACTTTTCTTAG GAGATTTTTGAGGGCAGCACAAGCTTGTTCCAAG ACCCCAAGTCTTGAGCTGGAATTCCTGTCCAATTATTTGGCAGAGCTGACATTGGTTGATAACGGCTTCCTGAAATATATCCCATCAATAGTTGCAGCTTCAGCTGTATTTTTAGCCAGATGGACATTAGATCAATCAAACCACCCATGG AATCCAACACTGGAGCATTACACTTCCTACATGGCATCAGATCTCAAAGCCGCAGTTCTTGAGTTGCAAAATTTGCAATTGAACACCAAGAATAGCCCTCTCATTGCTATACGCGCAAAGTACCAACAAGACAAG TTTAAATCAGTTGCACGTTTGTCTTCTCCGAAACTGCTGGAGACCCTATTCTAA
- the LOC108206917 gene encoding protein CDI-like: MNKSHCSYIYASKHMHTLNKQNLIHCSPYLDLFLKRTRSPTQMAPTVMAPTTNGNGHSTNPKTFKVFVGYDSREDLAYQVCEYSIKKRSSIPVEVIPIKQTEMRELGLYWREREKVESTEFSFTRFLTPYLANYQGWAVFVDCDVLYLGDVKELADLIDDKYAIMCVQHDYTPKETTKMDGAVQTAYPRKNWSSMVLYNCGHPKNKVLTPEIVNSESGAYLHRFQWLEDHEIGSVPFVWNFLVGHNKVVEDDRESTYPKAIHYTLGGPWFEDWKDCEFGDLWLSELEEYQKAAEKSTVY, encoded by the exons ATGAATAAAAGTCATTGCTCCTATATATACGCAAGCAAGCACATGCACACACTCAACAAACAAAACTTGATACATTGCTCCCCGTATCTAGATCTATTCTTGAAAAG GACCAGATCTCCCACTCAAATGGCACCCACAGTGATGGCGCCTACAACTAATGGCAACGGTCATTCAACAAATCCAAAGACATTCAAGGTGTTCGTGGGCTACGATTCCCGCGAAGATCTCGCTTACCAAGTCTGCGAGTATTCGATCAAGAAAAGATCTTCGATACCGGTAGAGGTGATCCCCATTAAGCAAACCGAAATGAGGGAGCTGGGATTGTACTGGCGCGAGAGAGAAAAAGTGGAGAGCACTGAATTCTCCTTCACCAGGTTCTTAACGCCCTACCTGGCGAATTACCAGGGCTGGGCCGTGTTCGTTGACTGTGATGTCTTATACTTAGGGGATGTGAAGGAACTCGCTGACTTGATCGATGATAAGTACGCTATAATGTGCGTTCAACATGATTACACGCCCAAGGAGACGACTAAAATGGACGGAGCTGTGCAGACAGCTTATCCGAGGAAGAACTGGTCCTCAATGGTTTTGTACAACTGTGGGCATCCGAAGAACAAGGTTCTGACTCCGGAGATTGTTAACTCGGAGTCGGGTGCGTATCTTCACAGGTTCCAGTGGCTGGAGGATCACGAGATCGGATCCGTTCCTTTTGTGTGGAATTTTCTTGTAGGGCATAACAAGGTTGTGGAGGATGATCGTGAGAGTACGTATCCGAAGGCCATACATTACACGCTGGGAGGGCCTTGGTTCGAGGACTGGAAGGACTGTGAGTTCGGGGACTTGTGGCTCAGTGAATTGGAAGAGTATCAGAAGGCGGCCGAGAAGAGTACTGTATATTag